In Cynocephalus volans isolate mCynVol1 chromosome 13, mCynVol1.pri, whole genome shotgun sequence, a genomic segment contains:
- the HTRA4 gene encoding serine protease HTRA4 has protein sequence MGNNSTPVHQSAVQFPCSVGPVRTSDCAAFELFFADIRVGLLGLCEAGNLLLAVKDLHTQGQLTFHLPRPVGRCERTAGTSRTGVALVVIDRRAPVRSGSSVYPKQKCFLFSFLSGCKCALLVKRRDSRACFQCEAAERPSGADSASDVASDVASDVAASDVVASDVGLPRPAAFSSCGRVTRGQAYEVFRQPVAPFLRAAVSCGHRGGSECRDSAVRRVFCDLMGVERRARRAGWPPCPAACEPTRCPPLPTCAPGTTPVPDRCRCCRVCASAEGVAPRPRLRALPAKPAHEGDSGDAGTGGAGRPRSEHNFLAAVVDKVAPAVVHLQLLRRSPLGSQDIPASSASGFIVSQDGLIVTNAHVLASQQRIRVGLQSGVQYEATVADVDRKLDLALVKIEPQTDLPVLLLGRSSDLRAGEFVVALGSPFSLQNTVTAGIVSTTQREGRELGLKDSDMDYIQTDAIINHGNSGGPLVNLDGDVVGINTLKVTAGISFAIPSDRIKQFLAEYHERQLKGKALSQKKYLGLRMLPLTMNFLQDMKRQDPDFPEVSSGLFVYEVIQGTAAERSGLRDHDVIVGINGQPVTTTSDVTEAVKDNDSLSIAVRRGNQILFLTVTPEIIN, from the exons ATGGGGAATAACTCAACACCAGTGCATCAGTCA GCAGTGCAGTTTCCCTGCAGTGTGGGTCCCGTGAGAACTTCTGACTGTGCTGCGTTCGAGCTGTTCTTCGCGGACATTAGGGTTGGTCTATTGGGCCTGTGTGAGGCAGGAAACCTGCTGCTGG CTGTGAAGGACTTGCACACTCAAGGGCAGCTGACGTTCCACCTCCCGCGTCCTGTGGGACGTTGTGAGAGGACTGCGGGGACGTCACGTACTGGAGTCGCACTTGTGGTGATAGACCGACGAGCCCCCGTGAGGTCCGGGTCCTCAGTTTACCCGAAGCAAAAGTGcttcttgttttccttcctttctggatGTAAGTGCGCCCTGCTAGTGAAGCGGCGGGACTCGCGGGCTTGTTTTCAGTGTGAAGCGGCCGAGCGGCCCAGTGGCGCTGACAGCGCCTCGGACGTCGCCTCGGACGTCGCCTCGGACGTCGCCGCCTCGGACGTCGTCGCCTCGGACGTGGGGCTTCCCCGGCCAGCTGCGTTCAGCAGCTGTGGACGTGTCACTCGGGGACAGGCTTATGAAGTCTTCCGCCAGCCCGTCGCCCCGTTCCTGCGTGCAGCAGTGAGTTGCGGTCATCGGGGTGGGTCCGAGTGTCGGGACAGCGCCGTGCGGCGCGTCTTCTGTGACCTCATGGGCGTGGAGCGGAGA GCGCGGAGGGCCGGGTGGCCGCCCTGCCCCGCGGCCTGCGAGCCCACGCGCTGCCCGCCGCTGCCCACCTGCGCGCCGGGGACGACGCCGGTGCCCGACCGGTGCCGCTGCTGCCGGGTGTGCGCCTCGGCCGAGGGTGTCGCGCCGCGTCCCCGCCTGCGCGCGCTCCCGGCCAAGCCCGCGCACGAGGGCGACTCCGGGGACGCAG GGACCGGAGGCGCCGGCCGGCCCCGGAGCGAGCACAACTTCCTCGCCGCCGTGGTGGACAAGGTGGCGCCGGCCGTGGTCCACCTGCAGCTGCTCCGCAG GTCACCTCTCGGCAGCCAAGACATTCCTGCGTCCAGTGCCTCTGGGTTCATAGTGTCGCAGGATGGGCTCATTGTCACCAACGCACACGTCCTCGCGAGCCAGCAGCGGATCCGCGTGGGGCTGCAGAGCGGGGTGCAGTACGAAGCCACTGTCGCGGATGTGGACCGTAAACTGGATCTTGCGCTGGTTAAGATCGAGCCGCAG ACTGACCTTCCTGTACTGCTGCTGGGAAGATCCTCTGACCTGCGGGCTGGAGAGTTCGTGGTGGCCTTGGGCAGCCCGTTTTCTCTGCAGAACACGGTGACCGCAGGGATTGTCAGCACTACCCAGCGAGAGGGCAGagagctggggctgaaggattCGGACATGGACTATATCCAGACTGACGCCATAATTAAC CACGGGAATTCCGGGGGGCCCCTGGTGAACTTG GATGGGGATGTGGTTGGCATAAACACGCTGAAGGTGACTGCGGGAATCTCCTTTGCGATTCCTTCAGATCGAATCAAACAGTTCTTGGCAGAATACCACGAGCGCCAGCTGAAAG GAAAGGCTCTTTCACAGAAGAAATACCTGGGTCTGCGAATGCTGCCCCTCACTATGAA CTTTCTCCAAGACATGAAAAGGCAGGACCCAGACTTCCCTGAAGTGAGTTCCGGGCTTTTTGTGTATGAAGTGATTCAAGGAACAGCCGCTGAAAG